In Bacillus horti, the following proteins share a genomic window:
- a CDS encoding flavodoxin family protein, whose amino-acid sequence MSIAVIYGGTRQNGNTEILTKRTIKDLEVVSLHLKEYTIKPIEDMRHTEAGFQDVGDDYNFLMDQMMQNDILIFSTPIYWYSMSGTMKNFIDRWSQTLRDPKYKDFRDRMSKKKAYVIIAGGDSPHIKGLPLIQQFNYIFDFVGLPFEGYIIGEGNKPGDIYEDQKAFYAADQLHVTLTSLSSSS is encoded by the coding sequence ATGAGTATTGCCGTTATTTATGGAGGAACTCGCCAAAATGGAAACACAGAAATTCTAACTAAACGTACGATTAAGGATCTCGAAGTAGTTTCCCTTCACCTAAAAGAGTATACCATTAAACCAATAGAAGATATGCGTCACACCGAAGCAGGCTTTCAAGATGTGGGTGATGATTATAACTTCCTAATGGATCAAATGATGCAAAACGATATTCTCATATTTTCTACCCCCATTTACTGGTACAGCATGTCAGGAACAATGAAGAACTTTATTGATCGATGGTCCCAAACGCTAAGAGACCCTAAATATAAAGATTTTCGAGATAGGATGTCTAAGAAAAAAGCTTATGTCATTATAGCTGGAGGAGATTCTCCTCATATAAAAGGACTCCCCTTAATTCAGCAATTCAACTACATCTTTGATTTCGTTGGTCTACCTTTTGAAGGATACATTATTGGGGAAGGGAATAAACCTGGAGATATTTATGAAGATCAAAAAGCTTTCTATGCTGCTGATCAATTACATGTAACGTTGACCAGTTTATCATCCTCCTCTTAA
- a CDS encoding PhzF family phenazine biosynthesis protein: MEITVHTLNAFAKEEHGGNPAGVVLNGNAMDETLMQEIARIVGLSETAFFVETDHADFKIRYFTPKGEVDICGHATVAAFNLLWTQERISLGTYTLLTKAGMLEVILQENGEVFLTQALPRYFEHVDRKLIADSLRISPDDLVHDLPVQIVSTGLRDILVPIKRSGILKHITPDFEQITKISRDYQVVGYHLFTLDIQPGALAECRNFAPLYGITEESATGTSNGALTCYLWKNRKLPEAQDHEYILKQGYTMNRPSEVRARLTINKVNGEITKVQVGGMATNIEIKKVNIN, from the coding sequence ATGGAGATTACGGTGCACACATTAAATGCCTTTGCCAAAGAAGAACACGGCGGAAATCCTGCAGGTGTTGTGCTAAATGGCAATGCCATGGATGAAACGCTCATGCAGGAGATAGCCAGAATCGTTGGTCTTTCTGAAACCGCGTTTTTTGTAGAAACGGATCATGCCGATTTTAAAATTCGCTATTTTACGCCTAAGGGCGAGGTGGATATATGTGGACACGCGACGGTTGCTGCATTTAACTTGCTGTGGACTCAAGAGAGAATTAGTCTGGGCACCTATACGCTGCTAACTAAAGCCGGCATGCTCGAAGTAATCTTACAGGAGAATGGTGAGGTATTTCTTACGCAAGCCCTTCCCCGTTACTTTGAACATGTTGATAGAAAATTAATTGCCGACTCTTTACGGATTAGTCCCGACGATTTAGTTCATGATTTGCCTGTGCAAATTGTTTCTACGGGGCTACGGGACATTCTAGTGCCTATTAAGAGAAGTGGTATATTGAAACACATTACTCCTGATTTCGAACAGATCACCAAAATCAGCCGCGATTATCAGGTAGTTGGGTACCATTTGTTTACTCTCGATATACAACCGGGAGCTTTGGCAGAGTGCAGAAATTTTGCGCCACTATACGGTATCACGGAAGAAAGCGCAACAGGTACTTCCAATGGGGCTCTCACATGTTACCTATGGAAAAACAGAAAGCTTCCTGAGGCTCAAGACCATGAATATATTCTTAAACAAGGCTATACGATGAATCGTCCATCCGAGGTCAGGGCAAGATTAACAATCAATAAGGTAAACGGGGAGATTACGAAAGTCCAGGTTGGAGGTATGGCTACAAACATCGAAATTAAGAAGGTCAATATTAATTAA
- a CDS encoding AraC family transcriptional regulator, whose amino-acid sequence MELLNKLNKAISYIEENLDAEISYKEAARLAHCSEHHFKRMFPFIAGVTLSEYIRRRRLTLAALELKDHEVRVIDVAVKYGYHSADAFSRAFHSLHGVTPTAARQSDVSLKAFPRMSFQMSIKGDAELNYRIVQKESFIVTGVKEEMNNEDGHFDPQVLKGDGDELYHELEELANTSLSGILHVTANMTDESYDYYLAVATTKKGPEYFATLSIPATTWAVFDAVGPAPETMLNTWERVHTEWFPTSGYELTEAPEFVRTLKEHEEKCEIWIPVARKSN is encoded by the coding sequence GTGGAATTGCTGAACAAATTAAACAAAGCTATCAGCTACATCGAGGAAAATCTAGATGCAGAGATTAGCTACAAGGAGGCTGCTCGTTTGGCTCATTGCTCCGAGCATCATTTTAAGCGCATGTTTCCCTTTATTGCTGGTGTTACGCTCTCGGAGTATATCCGTCGTAGACGACTGACTTTGGCAGCATTGGAGCTAAAGGATCATGAAGTGAGAGTCATTGACGTAGCTGTGAAGTACGGCTACCATTCTGCGGATGCTTTTTCTAGAGCTTTTCACAGCTTGCATGGAGTCACACCCACAGCAGCCAGACAGAGCGACGTTTCCTTAAAGGCTTTTCCAAGAATGAGCTTCCAAATGAGTATAAAAGGAGATGCTGAATTGAATTATCGTATTGTGCAAAAAGAGTCTTTTATAGTCACAGGTGTTAAAGAAGAAATGAACAATGAGGATGGTCATTTTGATCCGCAAGTTTTGAAGGGGGATGGGGATGAACTTTATCACGAGCTGGAAGAGCTGGCGAACACCTCATTATCAGGAATTCTTCATGTAACGGCAAACATGACTGACGAAAGCTATGATTACTATTTAGCTGTTGCTACAACAAAGAAAGGTCCAGAGTATTTTGCCACACTTTCTATACCGGCTACTACTTGGGCTGTTTTTGATGCTGTTGGTCCAGCACCGGAAACCATGCTAAATACGTGGGAGCGAGTGCATACGGAGTGGTTCCCTACCTCAGGCTATGAGCTTACCGAAGCACCGGAATTCGTTCGTACTTTAAAGGAACATGAAGAGAAATGTGAAATTTGGATTCCTGTAGCTAGAAAAAGTAACTAA
- a CDS encoding methyl-accepting chemotaxis protein, with translation MEQLSAGAEEQASSSSEISSLIEELTRQIRSSNEEGKALGVTSKEVYVISDQGKKDMGQSVELMNGISVVVKDTADKVKGLEKRSEDISKLVDVIQNIAQQTNLLALNAAIESARAGEAGRGFAVVADEVRKLAEQVGQSVVEITDIIQGIQQETKTVVSSLQDTTHKVEDGNQQILVSRDSFDSINQAVSDMMDGIQNISSNLMDIEGNSVRVSQSVEEIAAASEQASAGIEESSATAEQQSASMQEIASSSESLSSLAEELNGMIRQFKM, from the coding sequence ATGGAACAGCTATCAGCTGGAGCAGAGGAACAAGCTAGCTCTTCAAGTGAAATCTCTAGTTTAATTGAGGAGCTTACGAGGCAGATACGTTCTTCTAATGAAGAAGGGAAAGCATTAGGAGTCACTTCAAAAGAAGTATATGTTATTTCCGATCAAGGTAAAAAGGATATGGGACAATCTGTTGAGCTGATGAATGGGATCTCAGTAGTTGTTAAAGATACGGCGGATAAGGTCAAGGGACTGGAAAAGCGCTCTGAGGATATTTCCAAATTAGTTGATGTGATTCAGAATATCGCTCAACAAACTAATTTACTTGCCCTAAATGCTGCCATCGAATCCGCTCGAGCTGGTGAAGCAGGGAGAGGCTTTGCTGTGGTTGCAGATGAAGTGCGCAAGCTTGCTGAGCAGGTTGGACAATCTGTCGTTGAAATTACGGATATTATTCAGGGGATTCAGCAGGAGACGAAGACGGTTGTAAGCTCATTACAGGATACCACACATAAGGTAGAGGATGGGAACCAACAAATTTTAGTCAGTCGTGACAGCTTTGATTCGATTAACCAAGCCGTTTCGGATATGATGGATGGGATTCAAAACATTTCCTCAAACTTAATGGATATTGAAGGGAATAGCGTGCGTGTAAGTCAGTCTGTAGAAGAGATTGCAGCTGCTTCAGAGCAAGCATCAGCAGGTATTGAGGAAAGCTCTGCAACCGCTGAACAGCAAAGCGCTTCTATGCAGGAAATTGCAAGTAGTTCGGAGTCTCTTTCAAGTTTAGCTGAGGAGCTCAATGGGATGATTAGGCAATTTAAGATGTAA
- a CDS encoding AimR family lysis-lysogeny pheromone receptor — MLQERILQTLEDLDDIDQRKLARVANTTEAALSRFLNEQEELIFESVLRIVKYLYPNEQVTIMADYIITQKSYNARLGLEYCSINRLWVECNYLLNMLSKSTDPCDQEWVFMYTLLKEKREATHSHVHLISKVEQFHPKEIELKVLASIFRRILYFELNDNNTVLSSNNDAETLIEKIKSDYIRSSYSVRLGVIMSSVHLYGNNPEKARQYSYYIIGQDFIDFVKSVAYNNLGQTYMLEDYERAKDYFITAINYAITFNHSVYLKTARLNLSFLQSYYQIDSGFSEPIDDYATYANYIFYLIQKGEHSLAQKNMDQIDIKTLTDWDKAFYFYYMGLLKNDRSSLYESVKAFYSVENYFYLQFPLLELQKLGDDEEALQFLKKRGRFSEKIVNRRIR; from the coding sequence GTGCTACAAGAGCGAATTTTACAGACTCTTGAGGATCTAGACGACATAGACCAGCGTAAATTAGCACGAGTTGCCAATACAACAGAAGCAGCCTTATCCCGATTCTTAAATGAACAAGAAGAATTGATATTTGAATCTGTCTTGAGGATCGTTAAGTATCTTTATCCAAATGAACAAGTGACGATCATGGCAGATTATATTATTACTCAAAAATCGTATAATGCTAGACTTGGCTTGGAATACTGCTCTATTAATCGACTTTGGGTTGAATGTAATTATCTATTAAATATGCTATCAAAGTCTACAGACCCCTGCGATCAGGAATGGGTTTTCATGTATACCTTATTAAAAGAAAAAAGAGAAGCGACACACAGCCATGTCCACCTCATTAGCAAGGTAGAGCAATTTCATCCAAAGGAAATAGAATTGAAGGTACTAGCATCCATCTTTAGAAGAATTCTTTACTTTGAACTGAACGATAACAACACCGTTCTATCTAGTAATAATGATGCTGAAACACTCATTGAGAAGATAAAAAGCGACTATATTAGATCATCCTATTCCGTACGCCTCGGAGTCATCATGAGCTCTGTTCATCTCTATGGCAATAATCCAGAGAAGGCTAGACAATATAGCTACTATATCATAGGACAAGATTTTATTGATTTTGTAAAATCCGTGGCCTACAACAATTTAGGGCAAACGTATATGCTTGAGGATTATGAGAGAGCGAAGGATTATTTTATTACAGCTATCAATTACGCCATTACCTTTAATCATAGTGTTTATTTAAAGACGGCACGACTGAATTTATCCTTTTTACAATCCTACTATCAAATCGATAGTGGATTTTCAGAGCCAATTGATGATTATGCAACTTACGCTAACTACATTTTCTACCTCATCCAAAAAGGAGAGCATTCTCTGGCCCAAAAAAATATGGATCAGATTGACATAAAGACTTTAACAGATTGGGATAAAGCGTTCTATTTTTATTACATGGGTTTGTTAAAAAATGATCGCAGCTCCCTATATGAATCTGTTAAAGCTTTTTATAGTGTTGAAAACTACTTTTATCTACAATTTCCACTTCTCGAATTGCAAAAGCTTGGCGATGATGAAGAAGCTTTACAGTTCCTAAAGAAAAGAGGGAGATTTAGTGAAAAAATCGTTAATCGCCGTATTCGCTAA
- a CDS encoding cation diffusion facilitator family transporter, protein MSGHNHIQEQGNNQGHTKNKKILLFSFIIITAYMIVEAIGGVITNSLALLSDAGHMLSDSIALGIALLAFKFGEKAVNLGKTYGYRRFEILAAMLNGITLIGVSLYIFYEAIERFANPPEVATVGMLVISTIGLLINILVAWIMLRGGDTEHNLNMRGAYLHVISDMLGSIGAIAAALLMMFFGWLWADTVASVVVAALVLRSGYLVTKSSLHVLMEGTPKNIKVDEIVQAIQEIDGVKGVHDVHVWSITSSFNALTAHIEVDGSKSVYETEALLQKIEHMLEHKEIKHVTLQAESEKHTHESSIFCTIKASPSTAHAHHHH, encoded by the coding sequence ATGTCTGGACATAACCACATACAAGAGCAAGGGAATAACCAAGGACATACAAAAAACAAGAAAATTCTACTTTTTTCCTTCATTATCATTACAGCCTATATGATTGTCGAAGCTATCGGAGGAGTAATAACCAATAGCTTGGCCTTGCTTTCTGACGCTGGTCACATGCTATCAGACTCCATTGCCCTAGGTATTGCTTTGCTGGCTTTCAAATTTGGAGAAAAAGCTGTGAACCTAGGAAAGACGTACGGGTACAGGAGATTTGAAATTTTAGCAGCCATGCTTAACGGGATTACGTTAATCGGTGTCTCACTTTACATCTTTTACGAAGCCATTGAACGCTTTGCTAATCCACCAGAGGTTGCTACGGTAGGAATGTTAGTCATTAGTACCATCGGTTTACTTATTAATATCTTAGTGGCGTGGATCATGCTTCGCGGAGGAGATACAGAACATAATTTAAATATGCGTGGTGCTTATCTACATGTCATTAGTGATATGCTTGGATCTATTGGTGCCATTGCTGCAGCTTTACTGATGATGTTCTTCGGTTGGCTATGGGCAGATACCGTGGCTAGTGTTGTTGTAGCAGCCCTTGTTCTAAGAAGCGGCTATCTAGTTACTAAATCTTCTCTACATGTATTGATGGAAGGAACACCAAAGAATATTAAAGTGGATGAAATCGTCCAAGCCATCCAAGAGATAGATGGAGTAAAAGGTGTTCACGATGTGCACGTCTGGTCTATTACCAGTAGCTTTAATGCCCTAACCGCTCATATTGAGGTAGACGGAAGCAAGAGTGTTTATGAAACCGAAGCCCTACTACAGAAGATTGAACATATGCTAGAGCATAAAGAAATAAAGCATGTAACCTTACAAGCAGAATCTGAAAAGCATACTCATGAAAGCTCGATTTTCTGCACAATTAAAGCAAGCCCATCCACTGCACATGCACACCATCATCATTAA
- a CDS encoding helix-turn-helix transcriptional regulator, which yields MLDNKIMVGRAEKRWTQQQLADAVGVSRQTIAAMEKNKYNPSLILAFKVAGALDRSIEEVFTFKEEE from the coding sequence GTGTTAGATAATAAGATAATGGTGGGTCGAGCGGAAAAAAGGTGGACCCAGCAGCAGCTAGCAGATGCTGTCGGAGTAAGTCGGCAAACGATCGCCGCGATGGAAAAAAACAAATATAACCCTTCATTAATTCTAGCCTTTAAAGTGGCTGGAGCACTAGATAGATCAATAGAAGAAGTCTTTACTTTTAAGGAGGAAGAATAA
- a CDS encoding phosphotransferase, with amino-acid sequence MFDSSKKRLDHRDLWMDNLLFHGNRVSAVLDFDRRKYDYPQLDVDRAIMSGA; translated from the coding sequence ATGTTTGACTCTTCAAAAAAACGTCTGGATCATCGTGATTTATGGATGGACAACCTTTTATTCCATGGGAATAGGGTCAGTGCTGTTTTGGATTTTGATCGTCGAAAATATGATTACCCTCAATTAGATGTTGATCGGGCTATTATGTCTGGAGCCTGA
- a CDS encoding copper amine oxidase N-terminal domain-containing protein has translation MAVTTATSANTTETVIENGKIVEGRMLIPLRAVSEELGSNVTWNQGQKSITITKGEHEVVLIANSRNVKINGIEMQIDVPAQIDRGTTYVPLRFINQVFGGFMEWYQAEKEARITLDGKRLIVRTEPSAVINPVPLSQQQLQEMITKANEAVDPSQFSQIRTHFRPDFTDTLINKIIQQNGVRISELFNSKPNIQYRSNNEAIITQTEIVANGYLDRYLTLTRLDNKWKVTDIQFRISSF, from the coding sequence TTGGCAGTAACAACTGCTACTTCGGCCAATACGACCGAAACGGTTATTGAAAATGGTAAGATAGTAGAAGGAAGAATGCTTATTCCTTTACGTGCAGTATCAGAAGAACTAGGATCAAATGTTACATGGAATCAGGGACAGAAAAGTATTACTATTACCAAAGGAGAGCATGAAGTTGTTCTAATCGCTAATTCTAGGAATGTCAAAATAAACGGTATAGAGATGCAAATTGATGTGCCGGCTCAAATTGACAGAGGAACTACATATGTGCCGCTAAGATTCATTAATCAAGTATTCGGAGGGTTTATGGAGTGGTATCAAGCAGAAAAAGAAGCGCGGATCACATTAGACGGTAAGAGGTTAATTGTTCGGACAGAGCCTTCCGCCGTAATTAATCCTGTGCCCTTGAGTCAACAACAACTACAGGAGATGATTACAAAGGCTAATGAAGCTGTAGATCCATCTCAATTTTCACAAATAAGAACTCACTTCCGCCCAGACTTTACGGATACTTTGATTAATAAAATCATTCAGCAAAATGGAGTAAGGATTAGTGAGCTGTTTAATAGTAAGCCAAATATCCAGTATCGAAGTAACAACGAAGCAATTATTACCCAAACTGAAATCGTAGCTAATGGATATCTTGATCGCTATTTAACGCTTACAAGGTTAGATAATAAATGGAAAGTAACAGACATTCAATTTCGTATCTCTTCCTTCTAA
- a CDS encoding NIPSNAP family protein — MFYRRKFYIVKNEFVDILNALFHETNLPNQLKHGARLVGRWMVPHDQANTEIFAIWEYDSHEKYEEIEANVRSDTEHLKRIKDWYEKHGGRDYVMKEYILEMKNEPLIPT, encoded by the coding sequence GTGTTCTACAGACGGAAATTTTATATCGTAAAAAACGAATTTGTTGATATTCTAAACGCTCTTTTTCACGAGACCAATTTACCTAATCAGCTTAAGCATGGCGCTCGGCTGGTAGGGAGGTGGATGGTTCCTCATGATCAAGCAAACACTGAAATTTTTGCTATTTGGGAATACGACAGCCACGAGAAATATGAGGAAATAGAAGCAAACGTCAGAAGTGATACAGAGCATCTCAAACGTATCAAAGATTGGTACGAAAAGCATGGTGGTAGAGATTATGTAATGAAAGAGTATATTCTAGAAATGAAAAATGAGCCTTTGATTCCCACATAA
- a CDS encoding GNAT family N-acetyltransferase: protein MSPDLSSSKIKQLSLAEAKEIALWQYEHPYSLYNLSEDPEDIDELMDGSYYSVRNLEDKLIGFFCYGQSAQVPAGIREGKYLDHTALDIGLGMKPNLTGRGLGSSFLSVGLEFATGIKEFQRFRLSVAAFNRRATSLYEKTGFKPIDTFTNPYKGENMEFMIMEKKKE from the coding sequence GTGAGTCCAGATTTATCCTCATCCAAGATTAAACAATTGAGCTTAGCTGAAGCAAAGGAAATTGCTTTGTGGCAGTACGAACATCCGTATTCTCTATATAATCTGTCCGAGGATCCAGAGGATATAGATGAACTCATGGATGGCTCCTACTATTCTGTAAGAAACTTAGAAGATAAGCTAATTGGTTTTTTTTGCTACGGTCAAAGTGCTCAAGTACCAGCTGGTATCAGAGAAGGGAAGTATTTGGATCATACTGCTCTGGATATTGGACTTGGAATGAAGCCCAATCTTACAGGAAGAGGTTTGGGGAGCAGCTTCTTATCTGTTGGCTTGGAGTTTGCTACAGGAATTAAAGAATTTCAGCGTTTTAGATTAAGTGTGGCTGCTTTTAACCGAAGAGCTACATCATTGTATGAAAAAACAGGGTTTAAGCCTATAGATACTTTTACTAATCCTTATAAAGGAGAAAACATGGAATTTATGATTATGGAAAAAAAGAAGGAGTAA
- a CDS encoding HD domain-containing protein produces the protein MKPVKIHMSPFIHEPLYPSVEWLPWEEALFHSKYLRRLKHLAHFGVGSLLSPVVHSRFEHTVGVWKLAAIFFPDDLMLRAAAILHDVGHLPFSHSVEKTLGFNHHDLTEEYIKSPEIETILARASLSSDDIIDYLNAETPLTGTNEVMGIDHLDSFFRDTYMFGGITEIPRQVLERIYCTPRGIETDLETGMYLLELVLQDHQTFLSPELLAADRLLAEAIKEHFLVSKDSKAKFPFLTDDDLLIELKKSPAPKTRNIIELLTKRPFDMEINNEITGKGIPFGIRKIYSKTPLIEGKVLGKMEEAQGVIRALNELKREYEIIYPLCSN, from the coding sequence ATGAAACCTGTAAAAATACATATGTCACCATTCATCCATGAGCCGCTTTATCCATCTGTGGAATGGTTGCCTTGGGAAGAAGCTTTATTTCACTCAAAATACCTTAGGAGATTAAAGCATCTAGCTCATTTTGGAGTAGGTTCACTTCTATCTCCAGTTGTTCACTCTCGTTTTGAACATACCGTAGGCGTTTGGAAGCTTGCCGCCATCTTTTTTCCAGATGATCTGATGCTTAGAGCTGCGGCAATTTTACACGATGTAGGGCACTTACCTTTTTCTCATTCAGTAGAAAAGACATTGGGATTTAACCATCATGATTTAACTGAAGAGTATATCAAAAGCCCAGAGATTGAAACGATTCTAGCCAGGGCCTCTCTATCCTCAGATGACATTATTGACTACCTTAATGCAGAGACACCATTAACGGGTACAAATGAAGTAATGGGAATAGATCATTTAGATAGCTTCTTTCGTGATACATATATGTTTGGAGGGATTACGGAAATACCTAGGCAGGTTCTAGAGAGAATATATTGTACCCCTCGTGGAATTGAAACAGATTTAGAGACAGGCATGTATCTGCTGGAGCTGGTTCTTCAAGATCATCAAACCTTCCTATCTCCAGAGCTCCTTGCGGCGGACAGACTATTAGCAGAAGCGATAAAAGAACACTTTTTGGTATCCAAAGATTCTAAGGCTAAATTCCCTTTTTTAACGGACGATGATTTACTCATTGAGCTTAAAAAGTCACCTGCACCTAAAACGAGGAATATAATTGAACTTCTTACGAAAAGACCATTTGATATGGAAATAAACAATGAGATCACAGGAAAAGGGATCCCTTTTGGTATACGGAAAATTTACAGTAAGACGCCTCTGATCGAAGGTAAGGTGTTAGGTAAGATGGAAGAGGCGCAGGGTGTCATTAGAGCACTTAATGAGCTTAAGAGAGAGTACGAAATTATATACCCCCTCTGTAGTAACTAG
- a CDS encoding phosphotransferase enzyme family protein, with amino-acid sequence MELLDSKKIASKWGVEVNSIKELSERVTLITTKNGQDFILKKKGSIEHFKRELKLLNHLKQEGLPIQYPLQDNNKDYIVAFQGDNYCLYSFLEGTTYSSQDSLQNSIIPQLYGQAIATLNKAMENVNFEGEFESKDLYQMVYGFAIDRILKTDGRSQLGDIYQDLEGEFKKAVQVLPKQLIHRDPHIHNFIWNKDKLEGVIDFDLVEVNVRIFDLCYCSTSVLSEVFSNEDLRNGWIHFVGNLVCQYHRYNRLTDEELESIWLVMLGIQTVFMAYFSNYKDIFEVNKAMFLWIFENKLRLENEWQSGRNSCESS; translated from the coding sequence ATGGAACTTTTAGATAGTAAAAAAATAGCCTCCAAGTGGGGTGTTGAAGTTAACAGCATTAAAGAACTCTCAGAAAGAGTAACACTTATTACGACAAAAAACGGACAAGACTTTATTTTGAAGAAAAAAGGTAGTATTGAACATTTTAAAAGGGAGCTTAAATTGTTAAACCATTTAAAGCAAGAGGGGCTGCCAATACAATATCCCTTACAAGATAATAACAAGGACTATATTGTAGCATTCCAAGGAGATAATTATTGTCTATATAGCTTTCTAGAAGGGACGACCTATAGTTCTCAAGATAGCTTACAAAACTCCATAATTCCTCAGCTTTATGGTCAAGCTATAGCTACTTTAAATAAAGCTATGGAAAACGTAAATTTTGAAGGAGAATTTGAGAGCAAAGACTTGTATCAAATGGTGTACGGATTTGCTATAGATCGGATTTTAAAGACAGATGGTAGAAGCCAGCTGGGTGACATTTATCAAGACTTAGAAGGAGAATTCAAAAAGGCTGTACAAGTCTTACCCAAACAACTTATTCACAGAGATCCTCATATCCATAACTTCATTTGGAACAAGGATAAGTTAGAGGGTGTTATTGATTTTGATTTGGTAGAAGTAAATGTTCGTATTTTTGACCTTTGTTATTGTTCTACTAGTGTACTGAGTGAAGTGTTTTCAAATGAAGATTTAAGAAATGGTTGGATTCATTTTGTAGGGAATCTAGTGTGTCAATATCATAGGTATAACCGATTAACAGACGAAGAACTAGAGTCAATCTGGCTTGTAATGCTAGGTATTCAAACAGTATTTATGGCTTACTTTTCTAATTACAAAGATATCTTTGAAGTAAATAAAGCTATGTTTTTGTGGATATTTGAAAATAAGCTACGCCTAGAAAATGAATGGCAATCAGGGAGGAATTCATGTGAATCCAGCTAA
- a CDS encoding threonine aldolase family protein, with translation MNPANPLLETFRQSSYQLSNHGKRNVQVLKEAFEQIDGEVSSDMYGRGQIIEEFQEKMAAFLGKEQAVFFPSGTMAQQISMRIWCDEKNIHQVAYHPLSHLEIHEQDGLKKLHNIKTILLADKTRVIELEDIIKMKEDVACILLELPQREIGGQLPSFETLERISEYCAEQGIKLHLDGARLLEVLPYYQKTVTEVCALFDSVYMSFYKGIGGVAGAILAGEQGFIEQSKIWKTRHGGDLISLYPYIIPADYYFEKRSSKMYQYYEGAKELAALFNSCTGISTLPLVPVSNMFHVHFLQPLEQVKTILIEVQQQTGIGVSHYLKELDEESCSFEVNIGDQYENIPKELLFEAIKVLDENMNSI, from the coding sequence GTGAATCCAGCTAACCCATTACTAGAAACATTTAGACAGTCAAGCTATCAACTCTCCAATCACGGCAAACGCAATGTACAGGTTTTAAAAGAAGCCTTTGAACAGATTGACGGTGAAGTATCAAGTGATATGTACGGTAGAGGACAAATCATAGAAGAGTTTCAGGAGAAAATGGCTGCTTTTCTGGGTAAGGAGCAAGCTGTGTTTTTCCCAAGTGGAACGATGGCCCAGCAGATTTCTATGCGTATATGGTGTGATGAAAAAAATATACATCAAGTAGCCTATCATCCGTTATCTCATCTAGAAATTCACGAACAGGATGGGCTGAAGAAGCTACACAATATTAAAACCATTCTGCTTGCTGACAAGACCCGTGTTATAGAGCTTGAAGATATTATAAAGATGAAAGAGGATGTCGCCTGTATCCTGTTGGAGCTGCCGCAACGGGAAATTGGGGGACAATTACCTAGCTTTGAAACACTTGAACGCATATCAGAGTACTGTGCAGAGCAAGGAATTAAGCTGCATTTAGATGGGGCCCGCTTACTAGAAGTGCTTCCATACTACCAAAAAACTGTAACAGAGGTTTGTGCACTTTTTGATAGTGTGTACATGTCCTTCTATAAAGGAATTGGTGGAGTGGCAGGCGCTATATTAGCAGGAGAGCAGGGTTTCATTGAACAGTCTAAGATATGGAAGACACGACATGGAGGCGATTTAATCAGTCTCTACCCCTATATTATTCCAGCAGATTACTATTTCGAGAAGCGCTCTAGCAAGATGTACCAGTATTATGAAGGTGCTAAGGAATTGGCAGCACTTTTTAATTCCTGTACAGGTATTTCTACCCTTCCACTTGTTCCTGTATCTAACATGTTTCATGTTCACTTCCTTCAGCCGCTTGAGCAAGTGAAGACAATACTTATTGAGGTTCAACAACAAACAGGGATCGGGGTATCACACTATCTCAAGGAATTGGATGAGGAGTCATGTTCATTTGAGGTGAATATAGGTGATCAGTATGAGAACATCCCTAAAGAATTACTCTTTGAAGCTATTAAAGTGCTTGATGAGAATATGAATTCCATCTAG